The Anaeromyxobacter sp. Fw109-5 genomic interval TCGCCGCGGCCCAGGCCGTCGCCGCGAACCCCGGCCACACCTGGAACCCGCTCTTCCTCCACGGCGACTCGGGCCTCGGCAAGACGCACCTGCTCCACGCGCTCGCCCACGCCATCCTGGACAAGCAGGGCGGCCGCGTCGCGATCGTCTCCTCGGAGCGTTACACGAACGACTTCGTGGCGGCGCTCTCGAAGGGCACGATGGACGACTTCCGCCGCAAGTACCGGGAGTGCACGGCCCTGCTCGTCGACGACGTGCAGTTCCTCGCCGGCAAGGACAAGACCGCGGAGGAGTTCTTCCACACGTTCAACGAGCTCCACGACCACCACGTGCAGATCGTCCTCTCCAGCGATCGCAGCCCCAAGGAGCTGAAGGGGCTCGACGCCCGCCTCTGCTCGCGCTTCGAGTGGGGCATGCGCGTCCAGGTGGAGGCGCCCGAGTTCGAGACCCGCGCCGCCATCCTCCAGAAGAAGGCGGAGGTGGAGTCCATCGACCTGCCCGGCGACGTCACGCAGCTGCTCGCCGCCCACATCCGCTCGAACGTGCGCGAGCTCGAGGGCGCCCTCATGCGCCTCGCCGCCTTCGCCTCGCTGAAGAGCGAGCCCATCACCGTGGCGCTCGCGCGCGACGTGCTCTCCGACGTCATCCCGCCCGAGGGCTACAAGCCCACCATCGAGCGCATCCAGGAGGCCGTGGCCGCCCACTACGGCCTCACCGTCGCGAAGCTCACGAGCAGCTCGCGCGAGCAGAAGATCGCGCTGCCGCGCCAGGCCGCCATGTACCTCTGCCGCGAGCTCGGCAAGGAGAAGTTCCAGGCCATCGCCGAGCGCTTCAACAAGAAGGACCACACCACCGTGATCGCCGCCGTCGAGCGCATCCGCACGCTCATGGAGACGGAGGAGCCGGTCCGCTCCGCGGTGCAGGTCCTCACCTCCAAGCTCGCGCCCTGAGGAGCGAGGCCTTCGGGCCACGCCCTGCGGGCCATCGGCGAAGTCCGCGCGCCGCCCGTTCCAGGAGCCGGGGGCCTGAAGCGCCCGGCCTCTCCTCGGCTGCGCCGCCCGCGCTCGCCTTCCCTGGGCGGCGCTTTCGTCCGCGCTCACGCGGCCGGCGACCTCTCGCCCCGGGCCTCCCGGAGCGCCCTCCGTCCGCTGTGGATCGTCTGTGGATCCGCCACCGATCCTCGTGGGGACGAGGTGTGGGCGGCTGTTGACAGTGTTTCTCGGCCCGCGCTACACAAACTCGACCCAGAAGGATCCGGAAACTTTTCCAGGCAAAAACCTCCAGAAGTTTCGCGGACTCCAGCCCCTTTTCCACATCGTCGCGGCCCCTGCTGTTACGCCTAAGATCAAAAGAAGAGAGATCTCCCATGGAACTGAAGATCGGCGTGGCGGAGCTGGCCAAGGCGCTCGGGCGCTCCCAGGGCATCGTGGAAAAGAAGAGCACGATGCCGATCCTCTCCCACGTGCTCCTCGAGGCGAAGGGCGGCCACCTCGTGGTCTCCGCCACCGACCTCGACCTCGCGGTCTCCTCGGAGCACGGGGAGCACTGCGAGGTCCTGAAGGAGGGGGCCCTCGCCGTCTCCGCACGCCACCTGTACGAGATCGTGCGGGCCCTGCCCGAGCAGCAGGTGACGCTCAAGCGCGCGCACAACAACTACCTGGAGGTCCGGAGCGGCCCCTCGGAGTTCCGCATCGTCGGCCTGCCCGCCGAGGACTTCCCCGCGCTGCCGCGCTTCGAGAAGGTGACCTTCTCGGACGTGAAGCCGGAGGACCTGCTCGACATGATCGAGCGGACCTTCTTCGCCGTCTCGAACGACGAGACCCGCTACAACCTGAACGGCGTCTACTTCGAGCCCGGGCCCGAGGTGCTGCGCCTCGTCGCCACCGACGGCCACCGCCTGTCGCTCTCGGAGCGCTCGATCGGCGGGACCTTCGGCCTGAAGCGCGGCGTGATCCTCCCGAAGAAGGGCCTGCACGAGCTGCGCAAGCTCCTCGGCGAGGCGGTGGAGGCCGGCGCGGACGCCGGCGAGACCAAGCTCGGCTTCGTCGAGAACAGCGCCATCTTCCGCCGTCCGGGCGTGATCCTCTCCATGCGGCTCATCGAGGGGCTCTTCCCGGACTACCGCCAGGTCATCCCGAAGCAGGGCGAGAAGGTGCTCCGCCTCGGGCGCGATCGCTTCCTCGAGACGCTGCGCCGCGTCTCCCTCCTCTCCAGCGACAAGGCGCACGCGGTGAAGCTCGAGCTCGGCCAGGGCACGCTCAAGGTGCTCTCGCAGAACCCCGACCTCGGCGAGGCGAAGGAGGAGGTGCCGGTCGAGTACGCCGGCGAGCCGCTCAAGATCGGCTTCAACGCCCGCTACCTCATGGACGTGCTCGGGGTGGTGAAGAGCGCCGAGGTGCAGCTCGAGCTCGCGGACGACCTCTCCCCCGGCGTCATGCGCGGGGGCGACGAGAAGGACGCCGGCTTCACCGCGGTGGTGATGCCGATGCGGATCTGAGAGAGATGGGCCGCGGGCTCCAGGCTCCGGGCTTCGGGAACGGCCGGCTCGCGAGCCCCTCCTGCGGCCCGTAGGCCGTAGCCTGCAGCCCCCCTTCCGTGAAGCTCCTCTCCCTCGCCGTCCAGGACTTCCGGAACCTCGCCCAGGTCGAGCTCCTTCCCTCGCCGCGGGCGACGGTGCTCCTGGGCGAGAACGGCCAGGGGAAGACGAACCTCCTCGAGGCCATCTACTTCCTCACCACCCTGAAGCCGCTGCGCACCGCGCGGCTCGCCGAGCTCGTCCGCCACGGGGCGCAGACGGGGCTCGTGGCGGGGGACTTCGACGGCCCCGGCGGGACGCGCCGGGTGGCGGTGCAGGTCGCCCCCGGCGGGCGCGTGGCGCTCCTCGACGGCAAGCCGCAGGAGCGGCTCGACGCCTACTTCGACGGGCTCGCCGCGGTCTGCTTCGCCCCGGACGACCTGCTCCTCGTGAAGGGTGGGCCGGAGGGGCGGCGCCGCTTCCTGGATCGCGCCGCCTTCAACCGCTGGCCGGCGGTGCTCGGCGAGGCCCGGGAGTACGTGCGGGCGCTGCGGGCCCGCAACGCCGCGCTGCGCGGCGGGTCACCCGAGGTCGAGGCGAGCTTCCGCGGCCCGCTCGTGCGCGCCGGGGCGCGCATCGTGCGGCGGCGGCGCGACCTCGTCGAGGAGCTCGCCCCGCGGGTGAGCACCGCCTTCCGCGAGATCTCCGGGCCGGCGGCGCCCGAGGCGCGCTTCGCCTACCGGCCCGCGGCCGGGGTGCAGGCGGAGGTCGGGGAGGCGGAGCTCGCCGAGCGCCTCGAGCACGCGCTCGCGCAGCGGCTGGAGCGCGATCGCGATCGCGGCTTCACCTCCGTCGGCCCGCACATGGACGAGCTCGTGCTGGCCCTCGACGGCCGCGGCGCGCGCGCCTACGCGAGCCAGGGCCAGCAGCGGGCCCTCGTGCTGGCCCTCAAGATCGCGGAGATCGAGAACCTCCGCGCGGCGCTCGGGCGCCCGCCGCTCCTCCTGCTCGACGACGTGTCGTCGGAGCTCGATCCCACCAAGAACCGCTACCTGCTCGCCTACCTGGCGGCCCTGCCGGCGCAGGCCTTCCTCACCACCACCGACCGCCGCCTGATCGAGCCCGCGGCGGGACCGGATACGGCCTTTTACAAGGTGGAGGGTGGGATGGTGAGTCCGCTCATTTCCTGAGTCGATCCGCCGAGTTGAATCGCGCGAGTGGACGTTGCCACCGGGCGCCTTGCCTGCTATACCCCCGTATCTCGCCTAAGCCGCGGGAACCCTTCGGGGAAACGACGGAGGAGCCCCCCTGGAAACCGCCCAGAAGAGCCTTCAGCCGACGAACGGCGCGGAGGAGTACGGAACCGACGCGATCAAGGTGCTCGAGGGCCTGGAGGCGGTCCGCAAGCGACCGCACATGTACATCGGCGACGTGGGGGAGCGCGGGCTCCACCACCTCGTGTACGAGGTCGTCGACAACTCGGTCGACGAGGCGATGGCGGGCCGCGCGAACGAGATCACCGTCACCATCCACGCCGACAGCTCGATCACCATCGTCGACAACGGCTCGGGCATCCCCATCGGCCCTCATCCCTCGGTGAAGGGGATGGACACGCTCGACGTGGTGCTCACGAAGCTCCACGCCGGCGGCAAGTTCGAGTCGAACGCCTACAAGGTCTCCGGCGGCCTGCACGGCGTCGGCGTGACCTGCGTGAACGCGCTCTCCGAGTGGCTCAAGGCGGAGGTCTACCGCGAGGGCAAGGTGTGGCTGCAGCGCTACGACCGCGGCACGCCGGCCGGCAAGGTCACGGCGGTGGGCGAGACGCAGCGGCGCGGCACCAAGATCACCTTCAAGCCGGACGCGACGATCTTCGAGGTGACCGAGTTCTCCTTCGAGACGCTCTCCGGCCGCCTGCGCGAGCTCGCCTTCCTGAACGCCGGGCTCACCATCACCATCGAGGACGAGCGCAGCGGCAAGAAGCACGAGTTCCTGTTCAAGGACGGCATCCGCGAGTTCGTGGGCTACCTCAACAAGAGCCGCGACGTGCTGTTCCAGCCGCCCATCTCGCTGCGCCAGGAGGTGGAGACCGAGCGCGGCACGGCGCTCGTCGAGATCGCCCTCCAGTGGAACGACGGCTACGACGAGAAGGTCTTCGCCTTCGCGAACAACATCCACAACCACGAGGGCGGCACCCACCTCATCGGCTTCAAGGCCGCGCTCACCCGCACCATCAACGCGTACGGGCAGAAGAACAACCTCTTCAAGGACCTGAAGGACGAGCTGCCCTCCGGCGACGACATGCGCGAGGGGCTCGCGGCGGTCATCTCCATCCGGCTGCCCGGGGCGAGCTTCGAGGGGCAGACGAAGACCAAGCTCTCCAACACCGAGGCGAAGAGCATGGTCGAGACCATGCTCAACGAGCGGCTCGGGGCGTTCCTGGAGGAGAACCCCAACGTCGCGAAGCGCGTCTGCGCGAAGGTGGCGGAGGCCACCCGGGCGCGCATCGCCGCCCGCAAGGCGCGCGAGACCGTGCGCCGCAAGGGCGCGCTCGACGGCGCTTCACTGCCGGGAAAGCTGGCCGACTGCCAGTCGCGCGACCCGCGCGAGTCCGAGCTGTTCATCGTGGAGGGCGACTCCGCGGGCGGCTCGGCGAAGCAGGGCCGCGACCGGCGCACGCAGGCGATCCTCCCGCTGCGCGGCAAGATCCTGAACGTGGAGAAGGCCCGCTTCGACAAGATGCTCTCGTCCGCGGAGATCGCGACCATGATCACCGCGCTCGGGACGGGCATCGGGCCGGAGGAGTACGACGTCTCCAAGATCCGCTACCACAAGATCGTCATCATGACGGACGCGGACGTCGACGGCTCGCACATCCGGACGCTGCTCCTCACCTTCTTCTTCAGGCAGATGCCGGAGCTGGTCGAGAAGGGCTACCTCTACATCGCCCAGCCGCCGCTCTACCGGGTGCAGAAGGGGAAGAAGGAGAGCTACCTCAAGGACGAGGCGGCCCTCGACGACTTCCTGCTGCAGCTCGGGACCGAGAAGGCCAAGCTCGTCGCCGGCGACCTCGTCGTCGAAGGGGCGGACCTGAAGCGCCTCGCCCAGGACGCGATCCGCTACCGCGGGCTGCTCGCCCGGGTGGATCGGCGGCGCGACAGCCGCATCGTGGACGCGGCCGTCCAGCTCGGCGATCTGGACCTCGAGCTGCTGAAGCACCACGAGCAGGTGAAGGAGCAGGTGCAGAAGATCTTCGACAAGGCCCAGAAGCTCCACCCGGAGCTGGAGGTCCGCCTCGCCAAGATCGAGCGGGACGAGGAGCACGGCTGCGACGCGCTGGTGTTCCAGACCACCATGTCGGGCGCGACGCGCACCACCCGCATCGACTTCGACTACCTGTCCGGCCCGGAGTGGGGCGAGCTCGCCGGGCTGTACGGGGAGCTGGCGGAGCTCGGCGCCGGCCCGCACAAGCTGCGGACCGGCGACGGCGAGGAGGAGGTGGACGACGTCTTCGGCGCGGTGGAGGTGCTGAAGCGAGCGGCGACCGCCGGCCAGACCATCCAGCGCTACAAGGGGCTCGGCGAGATGAACCCCGAGCAGCTCTGGGAGACGACGATGGATCACGCCCGCCGCACGCTCCTGCAGGTCCGCGTCGACGACACCGTGGAGGCGGACGAGGTGTTCAGCGTGCTGATGGGCGACGCGGTCGAGCCGCGCCGCGAGTTCATCGAGAAGCACGCCCTCGACGTGCAGAACCTCGACATCTGAGAGAGAGACGATCATCGATGCCCCGCGCCGCCTTCGCCGCCCTCGGCACCTTCGTCCCGGATCGCGTCGTCACGAACGAGGAGCTCACCCGGCTCATGGAGACGTCCGACGCCTGGATCCAGGAGCGGACGGGCATCCGGGAGCGGCGCTGGGTGCGCGAGGGGACGGAGAACTCGGACCTGGCCCTGGAGGCGACGAGGCGTGCGCTCGACGGCGCGGGCTGGAAGGCCTCCGACATCGAGGCGATCGTCTACGCCTCGCTGTCTCCCGATCACATGTTCCCGGGCGACGGCTGCTTCCTCAACGCGAAGCTGGGCATCCCCGGCGTGCCCGCGCTCGACATCCGCAACCAGTGCTCCGGCTTCCTGTACGGGCTCTCCGTCGTGGACGCGTGGATCCGCGCCGGCGTGTACCGGCGCGTGCTGCTCGTGGGCTCGGAGATCCACTCCACCGGCCTCGACGTCTCGACGCGCGGCCGCGACGTGGCGGTGATCTTCGGCGACGGCGCGGGCGCGGCGCTCCTCGAGGCGACCGACGACCCGGGCCGCGGGGTGCTCTCGGTGCACCTGCACGCCGACGGCCGCTACGCGAAGGAGCTGTGGACCGACGCGCCGGGCTCCAAGTACCACCCGCGCGTGCAGCCGGCGCACATCGAGTCCGGCGCGGTCTACCCGCACATGGAGGGGCAGAAGGTCTTCAAGCACGCCATCTCCAAGATGCCGGAGGTGGTGCGCACCGCCCTCGAGCGGAACGGGCTGACCACGAGGGACCTGAAGCTCCTCGTGCCCCACCAGGCGAACCTGCGCATCAGCCAGATGGTGCAGCGCAGCCTCGAGCTCTCCGACGAGCAGGTGTTCAACAACATCCAGAAGTACGGCAACACCACCGCCGGCTCGATCCCCATCGCGCTCGCGGAGGGGATCGAGACGCGGGGCGTGAAGCGCGGCGACCTCGTGGGGCTCTGCGCCTTCGGGGCGGGTTTCACCTGGGGGAGCGCCCTGGTAC includes:
- a CDS encoding 3-oxoacyl-ACP synthase III family protein — translated: MPRAAFAALGTFVPDRVVTNEELTRLMETSDAWIQERTGIRERRWVREGTENSDLALEATRRALDGAGWKASDIEAIVYASLSPDHMFPGDGCFLNAKLGIPGVPALDIRNQCSGFLYGLSVVDAWIRAGVYRRVLLVGSEIHSTGLDVSTRGRDVAVIFGDGAGAALLEATDDPGRGVLSVHLHADGRYAKELWTDAPGSKYHPRVQPAHIESGAVYPHMEGQKVFKHAISKMPEVVRTALERNGLTTRDLKLLVPHQANLRISQMVQRSLELSDEQVFNNIQKYGNTTAGSIPIALAEGIETRGVKRGDLVGLCAFGAGFTWGSALVRW
- the gyrB gene encoding DNA topoisomerase (ATP-hydrolyzing) subunit B, producing MLEGLEAVRKRPHMYIGDVGERGLHHLVYEVVDNSVDEAMAGRANEITVTIHADSSITIVDNGSGIPIGPHPSVKGMDTLDVVLTKLHAGGKFESNAYKVSGGLHGVGVTCVNALSEWLKAEVYREGKVWLQRYDRGTPAGKVTAVGETQRRGTKITFKPDATIFEVTEFSFETLSGRLRELAFLNAGLTITIEDERSGKKHEFLFKDGIREFVGYLNKSRDVLFQPPISLRQEVETERGTALVEIALQWNDGYDEKVFAFANNIHNHEGGTHLIGFKAALTRTINAYGQKNNLFKDLKDELPSGDDMREGLAAVISIRLPGASFEGQTKTKLSNTEAKSMVETMLNERLGAFLEENPNVAKRVCAKVAEATRARIAARKARETVRRKGALDGASLPGKLADCQSRDPRESELFIVEGDSAGGSAKQGRDRRTQAILPLRGKILNVEKARFDKMLSSAEIATMITALGTGIGPEEYDVSKIRYHKIVIMTDADVDGSHIRTLLLTFFFRQMPELVEKGYLYIAQPPLYRVQKGKKESYLKDEAALDDFLLQLGTEKAKLVAGDLVVEGADLKRLAQDAIRYRGLLARVDRRRDSRIVDAAVQLGDLDLELLKHHEQVKEQVQKIFDKAQKLHPELEVRLAKIERDEEHGCDALVFQTTMSGATRTTRIDFDYLSGPEWGELAGLYGELAELGAGPHKLRTGDGEEEVDDVFGAVEVLKRAATAGQTIQRYKGLGEMNPEQLWETTMDHARRTLLQVRVDDTVEADEVFSVLMGDAVEPRREFIEKHALDVQNLDI
- the dnaN gene encoding DNA polymerase III subunit beta yields the protein MELKIGVAELAKALGRSQGIVEKKSTMPILSHVLLEAKGGHLVVSATDLDLAVSSEHGEHCEVLKEGALAVSARHLYEIVRALPEQQVTLKRAHNNYLEVRSGPSEFRIVGLPAEDFPALPRFEKVTFSDVKPEDLLDMIERTFFAVSNDETRYNLNGVYFEPGPEVLRLVATDGHRLSLSERSIGGTFGLKRGVILPKKGLHELRKLLGEAVEAGADAGETKLGFVENSAIFRRPGVILSMRLIEGLFPDYRQVIPKQGEKVLRLGRDRFLETLRRVSLLSSDKAHAVKLELGQGTLKVLSQNPDLGEAKEEVPVEYAGEPLKIGFNARYLMDVLGVVKSAEVQLELADDLSPGVMRGGDEKDAGFTAVVMPMRI
- the dnaA gene encoding chromosomal replication initiator protein DnaA codes for the protein MDSRASAKWIGPSDETALWARIDTYLRSRLRPDLYDRWFAPLRLVSLEGGRLQIAAPDPFHRDFVEDNYRAFFEEFAPGILGRQLPIAFVVDSAPRVASPPAPAAGPALSPVPRAAEPADPRESRPNPRYTFDTFVVGESNRFAFAAAQAVAANPGHTWNPLFLHGDSGLGKTHLLHALAHAILDKQGGRVAIVSSERYTNDFVAALSKGTMDDFRRKYRECTALLVDDVQFLAGKDKTAEEFFHTFNELHDHHVQIVLSSDRSPKELKGLDARLCSRFEWGMRVQVEAPEFETRAAILQKKAEVESIDLPGDVTQLLAAHIRSNVRELEGALMRLAAFASLKSEPITVALARDVLSDVIPPEGYKPTIERIQEAVAAHYGLTVAKLTSSSREQKIALPRQAAMYLCRELGKEKFQAIAERFNKKDHTTVIAAVERIRTLMETEEPVRSAVQVLTSKLAP
- a CDS encoding DNA replication/repair protein RecF, whose protein sequence is MKLLSLAVQDFRNLAQVELLPSPRATVLLGENGQGKTNLLEAIYFLTTLKPLRTARLAELVRHGAQTGLVAGDFDGPGGTRRVAVQVAPGGRVALLDGKPQERLDAYFDGLAAVCFAPDDLLLVKGGPEGRRRFLDRAAFNRWPAVLGEAREYVRALRARNAALRGGSPEVEASFRGPLVRAGARIVRRRRDLVEELAPRVSTAFREISGPAAPEARFAYRPAAGVQAEVGEAELAERLEHALAQRLERDRDRGFTSVGPHMDELVLALDGRGARAYASQGQQRALVLALKIAEIENLRAALGRPPLLLLDDVSSELDPTKNRYLLAYLAALPAQAFLTTTDRRLIEPAAGPDTAFYKVEGGMVSPLIS